A portion of the Lolium rigidum isolate FL_2022 chromosome 1, APGP_CSIRO_Lrig_0.1, whole genome shotgun sequence genome contains these proteins:
- the LOC124704552 gene encoding cytochrome P450 89A2-like: MGMLHPSPEFITSVCFLLVATAVFLRRRVVHGHRRGLSIHVTDRAVAHRALLEHSTAFLNRPIGVVPSSILTGERYPNIHAAPYGPYWRAARRNVVAGVLHPSSLGLLGDIRARALSRLVGDLNSGVLPAECLHFAVYSVLAEMCFGEDVVSELGETRLRAMHKLQRDVLRALPSLAVLVRYPRMGKLLYPSRWRQVLAFRRQQDESFLPIVAQVKRRSHMNKDPSSFKFKTYVESLVDLRIREDDGACRAATDGELVSLISEFLGAGTEATAAALQWTMANLTKRPDLQQKLRAEMVAVATACGCDVIDEVELSRMPYLRATVLESLRCHPPIPFVMRHMEREVAAKVLGFTVPDRGATVNFLVGKIGRDPATWSDPTEFRPERFMSGTIDADLTCTRDLTMMPFGAGRRACPAIAPAMLHLQYFVANLVREFEWWEADGDDNAVDLTEFRGLFVTIMKRPLHARLVPRHPE; this comes from the coding sequence ATGGGCATGCTCCATCCTTCCCCTGAGTTCATCACGAGTGTGTGCTTTCTCCTGGTAGCCACCGCCGTGTTCCTGCGCCGTAGGGTGGTGCACGGCCACCGGCGCGGCTTGTCCATCCATGTGACAGACCGTGCGGTGGCTCACCGTGCCCTGCTAGAGCACAGCACCGCGTTCCTCAACCGCCCCATTGGCGTTGTTCCCAGTAGCATCCTCACGGGAGAACGCTACCCCAACATCCATGCGGCGCCCTACGGCCCCTACTGGCGCGCCGCCCGCCGCAACGTGGTTGCCGGCGTCCTCCACCCCTCCAGCCTCGGCCTACTTGGCGACATCCGAGCCCGCGCGCTCAGTCGCCTGGTGGGTGACCTCAACTCCGGCGTCCTGCCTGCCGAGTGCCTCCATTTCGCCGTCTACTCTGTCCTCGCGGAGATGTGCTTCGGCGAGGATGTGGTGTCGGAGCTAGGGGAGACCCGCCTCCGTGCCATGCACAAGTTGCAGCGCGACGTGCTCCGCGCGCTGCCTTCCTTGGCGGTGTTGGTCAGGTACCCGAGGATGGGCAAGCTCCTTTACCCTTCACGGTGGCGCCAGGTTCTGGCTTTCCGGCGGCAGCAAGACGAGTCGTTCCTGCCCATCGTCGCCCAGGTGAAGCGTCGCTCGCACATGAACAAGGACCCTAGCAGCTTCAAATTCAAGACCTACGTGGAGTCCCTGGTGGACCTACGAAtccgtgaagacgatggtgcctgcAGGGCCGCCACCGATGGCGAGCTCGTCAGCCTCATCTCCGAGTTCCTCGGCGCCGGCACAGAGGCCACGGCTGCTGCGCTGCAATGGACGATGGCCAACCTCACCAAACGCCCCGACCTGCAGCAGAAGCTCCGCGCTGAGATGGTCGCCGTCGCCACTGCCTGCGGCTGCGACGTCATCGACGAGGTCGAGCTGTCGCGCATGCCCTACCTCAGGGCAACCGTGCTCGAGAGCCTGCGGTGCCACCCGCCGATTCCGTTTGTCATGCGCCATATGGAGCGCGAGGTGGCCGCCAAGGTGCTCGGCTTCACCGTGCCGGACCGCGGTGCCACAGTGAACTTCCTCGTCGGCAAGATCGGGCGCGACCCCGCAACGTGGTCGGATCCCACAGAGTTCAGGCCGGAGCGGTTCATGTCCGGTACTATCGACGCCGACCTCACTTGCACCAGGGACCTCACCATGATGCCATTCGGAGCCGGGAGGCGCGCCTGCCCGGCGATAGCGCCCGCCATGCTTCACCTCCAGTACTTCGTGGCCAACCTGGTCAGGGAGTTCGAGTGGTGGGAGGCCGACGGAGACGACAATGCGGTTGACCTCACTGAGTTCCGCGGCTTGTTCGTTACCATCATGAAGCGCCCGCTCCACGCGCGCCTCGTGCCTCGCCATCCAGAATAA